One Thermodesulfobacteriota bacterium genomic region harbors:
- a CDS encoding DUF6515 family protein, whose amino-acid sequence MGNLKHLINRTAASAAVIAFLASGVFMTTDAFSRGGFGGGYRGAGNRGMGNVRYSGNGMGDMSGYRGYQGDNFGSRQSFDNSGMGDRQSFQDSDFGQNRDDFGGDQDSFSNRQSEFQNSEAGQNRENMADQGQNMNRTNTNPNAGTNANQNTNRANTNANNANNRNTNNNNNNNDNNNNNSNNRNNNNCYNCTEYNNYWGGYWGSWGGYYGGWAFAGGLAMGAAIASIPASSTTVYVSGNPFYYADGVYYAPQGSQYVVVPPPPGAVVNTLPPSCDTVYAGDDQYYDCGGAFYSSQDAGFQVVQPPVGATVDSLPEGAQPKVVNGTTYYLFGAAYYRPFYSGSSVIYQIVPDPTV is encoded by the coding sequence ATGGGAAACCTAAAACATTTAATAAATAGAACGGCCGCGTCGGCGGCAGTTATAGCGTTTCTGGCTTCGGGCGTATTCATGACGACGGACGCCTTTTCACGGGGCGGCTTCGGCGGAGGCTACAGGGGCGCCGGTAACAGGGGCATGGGGAACGTGAGGTACTCCGGGAACGGAATGGGCGACATGTCCGGCTACAGGGGTTATCAGGGGGATAATTTCGGCAGCAGGCAGTCCTTCGACAACTCCGGTATGGGCGACAGGCAGTCCTTCCAGGATTCCGATTTCGGCCAGAACAGGGACGATTTCGGAGGAGACCAGGACTCGTTCTCCAACCGGCAGTCCGAGTTTCAGAACTCGGAGGCCGGCCAGAACCGCGAGAACATGGCCGATCAGGGGCAGAACATGAACAGGACTAACACCAACCCGAACGCCGGCACGAACGCTAACCAGAATACGAACCGGGCCAACACAAACGCGAACAACGCGAACAACAGGAACACCAATAACAATAACAATAACAACGACAACAACAATAATAATTCGAACAACAGGAACAATAACAACTGCTACAACTGCACCGAGTATAACAACTACTGGGGCGGATACTGGGGGTCTTGGGGCGGCTATTACGGCGGATGGGCGTTCGCGGGCGGCCTCGCCATGGGCGCCGCCATAGCGAGCATTCCGGCGAGCTCGACGACAGTTTACGTATCCGGTAACCCGTTCTATTACGCTGACGGCGTCTATTACGCTCCCCAGGGGAGCCAGTACGTAGTCGTGCCGCCGCCGCCGGGAGCGGTAGTCAATACGCTTCCGCCCTCCTGCGATACTGTATACGCGGGCGACGACCAGTACTACGACTGCGGAGGCGCGTTCTATTCGTCCCAGGACGCGGGGTTCCAGGTAGTCCAGCCCCCGGTCGGAGCGACCGTGGACTCACTGCCCGAGGGCGCCCAGCCGAAGGTCGTGAACGGGACCACTTACTATCTTTTCGGGGCCGCATATTACAGGCCCTTCTACAGCGGGAGCAGCGTCATTTACCAGATAGTCCCTGACCCCACCGTTTAA
- a CDS encoding DUF2092 domain-containing protein has translation MKRFIPDLKLFFLLLLSFVAAPFLFSPLPGGDAFAQDDATQTAPVTPVIDPVADKLLKSMSSTLASAKTLTFRADINFDQLIVSGQQIMYGGSANVTLQRPDKVYAEYAGDLIGRKVWYTGKDVTVLDVDKNFYGNLPVPANLDDAMDKLMVEYGFTLPLSDVVVSDPYKAFVTNVAAGVVIGDSTINGQSCKHLAFVEKFIDWQIWISNGKEALPCKLVITYKTIPGGPQYSAVFSDWALNPAVNASVFTPVLPEGAVQIEFIKMKTNNNNTGE, from the coding sequence ATGAAGAGATTTATCCCTGATTTGAAGCTCTTTTTCCTTTTATTACTGTCCTTCGTCGCTGCGCCTTTCCTGTTTTCGCCCCTGCCGGGCGGGGACGCGTTCGCTCAGGACGACGCGACTCAAACAGCGCCGGTAACACCCGTGATCGACCCCGTAGCCGACAAGCTGCTCAAATCCATGAGCTCGACGCTCGCTTCAGCGAAAACCCTCACTTTCAGAGCCGATATAAACTTCGACCAGCTCATCGTATCCGGGCAGCAGATAATGTACGGCGGCTCAGCGAACGTGACTCTCCAGAGGCCTGACAAGGTCTACGCGGAATACGCGGGGGACCTGATCGGAAGAAAGGTATGGTACACGGGCAAGGACGTCACGGTGCTCGACGTGGACAAGAACTTTTACGGTAACCTTCCCGTTCCCGCGAACCTCGACGACGCGATGGACAAACTCATGGTCGAATACGGTTTCACGCTTCCCCTTTCCGATGTTGTTGTGAGCGATCCTTATAAGGCGTTCGTGACGAACGTCGCGGCGGGCGTTGTCATAGGCGACAGCACGATTAACGGGCAGTCGTGCAAGCACCTGGCTTTCGTCGAGAAGTTCATTGACTGGCAGATATGGATATCGAACGGCAAGGAGGCGCTCCCCTGCAAGCTGGTCATAACCTACAAGACCATACCGGGCGGACCTCAATACTCGGCGGTATTTTCCGACTGGGCTTTAAACCCGGCGGTAAACGCGTCGGTATTCACGCCGGTGCTGCCTGAAGGGGCGGTGCAGATAGAATTTATAAAAATGAAAACAAATAACAATAATACGGGGGAGTAA
- a CDS encoding universal stress protein codes for MKIEKILFPTDFAPRSVNAREHALYLARALGASVYLLHAIEPLRYEEADEEIREFYRTLEAQMQEKMAEEKDIFEKSGLDVHTDILIGPRWRVIDTYAKEMGVDLIIMGSHGVRTESGEVSLGTTSHKVMFSSPCPVLIVRHG; via the coding sequence TTGAAGATCGAGAAGATACTGTTCCCGACCGATTTCGCCCCCAGGTCCGTGAACGCGAGGGAGCACGCGCTCTACCTGGCCCGGGCTCTGGGCGCGTCCGTTTATCTGCTCCACGCCATAGAGCCGCTCAGATACGAAGAGGCTGACGAGGAGATAAGGGAATTTTACAGGACGCTCGAGGCGCAGATGCAGGAGAAGATGGCTGAGGAGAAGGACATTTTCGAAAAAAGCGGGCTCGACGTGCATACGGACATACTGATCGGGCCACGCTGGAGGGTCATAGACACGTACGCGAAAGAGATGGGCGTAGACCTCATAATCATGGGGTCCCACGGCGTAAGGACCGAATCGGGAGAGGTCTCGCTCGGCACGACGAGCCACAAGGTGATGTTCTCCTCCCCGTGCCCGGTGCTCATAGTAAGGCACGGCTGA
- a CDS encoding ABC transporter ATP-binding protein, whose protein sequence is MIEIKNVTKYFGKLKAVDSVSFRAGKGEAVSLLGSNGAGKSTLIKCILGLLDYTGDITVGGLRVREHPKEAKSLIGYLPQEPLFYDMRALDIMRFFARLRGIDEKRPMSVLEKVGLAEHASKYASELSGGMRQRLSFAIALLSEPMFLVLDEPTSNLDAHARAEFLKHIKEYKEKGKTVIFSSHRLDEVDYLADRAVLMKDGRVVMDEEPHRLRQSLGLGTKMNIAVPEEYAAVASSALAGAGIIVHGRNGRGFLVEVRGGDSLSPLRELMSRDIPVLGFSVEEPTMENILEGARRDGN, encoded by the coding sequence TTGATAGAGATAAAGAACGTTACGAAATATTTCGGGAAGCTGAAGGCGGTCGATTCGGTGAGCTTCCGGGCAGGAAAGGGGGAGGCGGTCTCTCTCCTCGGATCGAACGGCGCCGGGAAGAGCACTCTGATCAAGTGCATACTCGGTCTCCTCGATTACACGGGCGACATTACTGTAGGCGGGCTCAGGGTGAGAGAGCATCCGAAGGAGGCGAAGTCTCTCATCGGCTACCTGCCGCAGGAGCCGCTTTTCTACGACATGCGGGCGCTCGACATCATGCGTTTCTTCGCGCGCCTGAGGGGAATAGACGAGAAGAGGCCTATGTCCGTCCTGGAAAAGGTCGGTCTCGCGGAACACGCTTCGAAATACGCCTCCGAGCTTTCGGGCGGAATGAGGCAGCGCCTATCTTTTGCTATAGCGCTCCTGTCGGAGCCCATGTTCCTTGTACTTGACGAGCCCACTTCAAACCTCGACGCGCACGCGCGCGCCGAGTTCCTGAAACACATAAAGGAGTACAAGGAGAAGGGAAAGACCGTGATCTTTTCCTCGCACAGGCTCGACGAAGTGGATTATCTCGCCGACAGGGCGGTGCTGATGAAAGACGGCAGGGTCGTCATGGACGAGGAGCCTCACAGGCTCAGGCAGTCCCTCGGGCTAGGAACGAAAATGAACATCGCCGTCCCCGAAGAATACGCCGCGGTTGCGTCTTCCGCGCTCGCCGGCGCGGGCATCATCGTTCACGGCAGGAACGGCAGGGGTTTCCTCGTAGAGGTCAGGGGCGGGGACAGCCTCAGTCCGCTGAGAGAGCTGATGTCGAGGGACATACCGGTCCTGGGGTTCAGCGTCGAGGAGCCGACCATGGAAAACATACTGGAAGGAGCACGCAGGGATGGAAATTAG
- a CDS encoding TetR/AcrR family transcriptional regulator, producing the protein MLTPSKTKAVDPSERIQGAALRLFIKKGITATTTKEIARDAGVSEGTIYNYFESKSDLAYKLFVRYMDAFRDELSEKTAPAPGPAEKLSAAVRAFFDFAEREKEAYAYIMVGHFTELGKMPYDKRKPRDIFVDIIGEGVREGVFIDMDENLGAAFVIGMVTRAILFHTSGMLDTPYGKLVEETAASSLRVLGFDNGQHPTASA; encoded by the coding sequence ATGCTGACCCCTTCGAAAACGAAAGCAGTTGACCCGTCCGAGAGGATACAGGGCGCCGCGCTCAGGCTCTTCATAAAAAAGGGCATAACCGCCACGACGACGAAAGAGATAGCGAGGGACGCAGGAGTATCCGAAGGCACGATATACAATTACTTCGAGAGCAAGAGCGACCTCGCCTACAAGCTCTTCGTCCGTTACATGGACGCTTTCAGGGACGAGCTCTCCGAGAAAACAGCGCCCGCCCCCGGCCCCGCGGAAAAACTCTCGGCAGCTGTCCGGGCGTTCTTCGACTTCGCCGAGCGGGAGAAGGAAGCCTACGCCTATATTATGGTAGGGCACTTCACGGAACTGGGAAAAATGCCTTACGATAAGAGGAAACCGAGGGACATATTCGTCGATATCATAGGCGAGGGGGTAAGGGAAGGGGTGTTCATAGACATGGACGAGAACCTGGGCGCGGCCTTCGTCATAGGCATGGTCACGCGTGCGATACTCTTCCATACGAGCGGCATGCTCGACACCCCCTACGGAAAGCTCGTGGAGGAAACCGCCGCATCTTCACTTAGGGTTCTGGGATTCGATAACGGACAGCACCCCACGGCCTCGGCGTAA
- a CDS encoding nitrous oxide reductase family maturation protein NosD encodes MLRFSALAVFILGAAPLAQSLEKTIRVTRDGPVRSISEAIDSASAGDTIIVDGGVYRERVVADKKLRLIGVSNPVIDGGGTGTVVEIKAPGSVIKGFTVTGSGSHLSNEDTGILVDSAEGVTVEENILTDVLFGIYIKNAPHTVIRGNTIRGKEVPMPERGDGVRLWYSSGTKVLDNKISGIRDVVIWWSSDTLIKGNTVEEGRYGLHYMSSNHNRFEDNVFRNNYVGGFLMYSVDIQFHRNKFIDNRGTGTGYGIGFKDLDDVVARDNLIMDNRVGIFLDNSPYLYDSWNTISDNVIAFNDIGVSFMPSIRRNAFIDNSFIDNEEQVEVRGGGRLSGNEWSREGSGNYWSDYVGYDEDGDGIGEIPYKSESLFESLIDGKPELRVFVFSPVAKAIELASQAFPVIKPEPKLTDEYPLVRPQMPSELKAGGRGWSPRLILLSLSMVIIPLVFYAYVMKR; translated from the coding sequence TTGCTCCGATTCTCCGCGCTCGCCGTTTTTATTCTCGGCGCGGCGCCGCTCGCTCAGTCCCTCGAAAAGACGATACGCGTAACCCGGGACGGTCCGGTGAGATCGATCTCGGAAGCTATAGATTCGGCCTCAGCCGGCGACACCATAATCGTCGACGGAGGCGTTTACAGGGAGAGGGTGGTCGCGGACAAGAAGCTCAGACTCATAGGCGTGAGTAACCCCGTTATTGACGGCGGAGGCACGGGGACGGTGGTCGAGATAAAAGCCCCGGGCTCGGTTATCAAGGGTTTTACCGTGACGGGGTCCGGCTCTCACCTCTCTAACGAGGACACGGGGATACTGGTCGATTCCGCAGAGGGCGTTACAGTTGAGGAAAATATACTGACGGACGTGCTTTTCGGCATATACATAAAGAATGCGCCCCATACGGTCATCCGCGGGAATACGATTAGGGGGAAGGAAGTCCCGATGCCCGAGAGGGGTGACGGCGTGAGACTCTGGTACAGCTCCGGCACGAAGGTGCTCGACAACAAGATATCCGGAATCAGGGACGTCGTCATATGGTGGTCGAGCGATACGCTCATCAAGGGGAACACCGTGGAGGAAGGCAGGTACGGTCTCCATTACATGTCGTCCAACCATAACAGGTTCGAGGACAACGTATTCAGGAACAATTACGTAGGCGGGTTCCTCATGTACAGCGTGGACATACAGTTCCACAGGAACAAATTCATAGACAACCGCGGCACGGGCACGGGCTACGGAATCGGGTTCAAGGACCTCGACGACGTTGTAGCGAGGGACAATCTCATAATGGACAACCGGGTCGGCATATTCCTCGACAATTCGCCCTACCTCTACGATTCGTGGAACACGATAAGCGACAACGTGATAGCGTTCAACGACATAGGAGTCTCCTTCATGCCTTCTATCAGGAGGAACGCGTTCATCGACAACAGCTTCATAGATAACGAAGAGCAGGTGGAAGTGAGGGGAGGGGGGCGTCTCTCCGGGAACGAATGGTCGAGAGAGGGGAGCGGCAACTACTGGAGCGATTACGTAGGTTACGACGAGGACGGGGACGGGATAGGAGAGATTCCTTACAAGTCGGAGAGCCTTTTCGAGAGCCTCATAGACGGGAAGCCCGAGTTGAGAGTGTTCGTCTTCAGTCCCGTAGCGAAGGCGATAGAGCTCGCGTCTCAAGCGTTTCCGGTTATCAAGCCCGAGCCCAAGCTTACGGACGAATACCCGCTCGTCCGCCCGCAGATGCCCTCCGAGCTTAAGGCGGGCGGAAGGGGATGGTCGCCGCGGCTGATTTTACTCTCCCTATCCATGGTTATTATCCCGCTCGTTTTTTACGCATACGTCATGAAGCGGTGA
- a CDS encoding cytochrome c codes for MHMNNVFAPVIRMFLAALLVFLVFGWFAPVSRGDQAEAEAGKKLFQERGCAACHTIGKGKLTGPDLAGVTERRDEEWLKKWLKSPETMLMSDPVAKEMLQQYMVPMPNQGLSDQDIDALIDYFEYEDSNKK; via the coding sequence ATGCACATGAATAATGTTTTCGCACCCGTGATCAGGATGTTTCTAGCTGCCTTGCTAGTTTTTTTAGTTTTTGGTTGGTTTGCACCCGTTTCCCGCGGAGACCAGGCGGAGGCAGAGGCCGGGAAAAAACTGTTCCAGGAAAGGGGCTGCGCAGCGTGCCACACGATAGGGAAGGGCAAACTCACCGGGCCCGACTTGGCAGGGGTTACGGAGAGGAGGGACGAGGAGTGGCTCAAGAAATGGCTCAAGTCTCCGGAGACGATGCTGATGTCGGACCCGGTCGCCAAGGAAATGCTCCAGCAGTACATGGTCCCGATGCCTAACCAGGGGCTCTCCGATCAGGATATCGACGCCCTGATCGATTATTTCGAATACGAGGATTCAAATAAAAAGTAG
- a CDS encoding ABC transporter permease encodes MEIRNILILAGKETRDALRNRWFVLYTVSFSALAVLILAVAPGRSEVAGVSAYGRTAASLINLVLLFVPLIALITGAISVSGERDNGTLQYLLSHPVTKSEVFMGKFFGILVPIFFSISLGFGLAGIGVALRGGGGDAAELILTALLSGLLAASLLSVGFVVSVFSRRASKAIGVAVFLWLVFIILGDLGIMGTAAAMDLGVRQVFALALLNPAEVFKIASVLALSPRFEILGPVGVYAVRTFGREGVIYLLLSVLSLWTIVPFVYAFLTFSLFRREEA; translated from the coding sequence ATGGAAATTAGGAACATACTCATACTCGCCGGAAAGGAAACCAGGGACGCCCTCAGGAACAGGTGGTTCGTCCTGTACACCGTCTCTTTTTCCGCGCTCGCGGTCCTGATACTCGCCGTGGCACCCGGGAGGAGCGAAGTCGCGGGAGTGTCGGCTTACGGAAGGACAGCGGCGAGCCTTATAAACCTGGTGCTCCTCTTCGTCCCGCTCATCGCGCTCATAACGGGGGCGATAAGCGTATCCGGGGAAAGGGATAACGGGACGCTCCAGTACCTCCTTTCGCATCCGGTAACGAAGTCCGAGGTTTTCATGGGGAAATTTTTCGGAATACTCGTACCTATATTCTTCTCCATATCGCTCGGATTCGGTCTTGCTGGAATCGGGGTCGCATTAAGGGGAGGCGGCGGGGACGCAGCCGAGCTCATACTCACGGCGCTCCTCTCGGGGCTCCTGGCGGCGTCGCTCCTGAGCGTGGGGTTCGTCGTCTCGGTTTTTTCGAGGAGGGCTTCGAAGGCGATAGGGGTAGCCGTATTCCTGTGGCTCGTGTTTATAATACTCGGAGACCTGGGCATAATGGGCACCGCAGCCGCGATGGACCTCGGCGTAAGGCAGGTGTTCGCGCTCGCGCTCCTTAACCCGGCCGAGGTGTTCAAGATAGCCTCTGTCCTCGCGCTGAGCCCGAGGTTCGAGATACTGGGCCCCGTGGGCGTGTACGCCGTAAGGACTTTCGGGAGGGAAGGGGTGATATATCTCCTCCTTTCCGTCTTGAGCCTCTGGACCATAGTGCCGTTCGTATATGCGTTTCTGACTTTCTCTTTATTCAGGAGGGAAGAAGCATGA
- a CDS encoding CBS domain-containing protein, translated as MLVKECMTRDPVTFPPDEDVRVAFGKLTDLKIRQAPVLEGGKLIGIVTDRDLRLAVMETLSEPGLKVSSVMTPDPVTVNEDIPLKEAAELISKNKFNALPVVSASGELKGVLTTTDILNGLVRALDAEKK; from the coding sequence ATGCTCGTGAAGGAGTGCATGACCAGGGACCCGGTGACGTTCCCGCCGGACGAGGACGTCAGGGTAGCTTTCGGAAAGCTGACTGATTTGAAAATACGCCAGGCCCCGGTGCTCGAGGGCGGGAAGCTCATAGGGATAGTGACCGACAGGGACCTGAGACTGGCGGTCATGGAAACGCTTTCAGAGCCGGGACTCAAGGTATCCTCCGTGATGACCCCCGACCCCGTAACGGTGAATGAGGACATCCCTCTCAAAGAGGCGGCTGAGCTTATCAGCAAGAACAAGTTCAACGCCCTGCCGGTGGTTTCTGCCTCCGGAGAGCTCAAGGGCGTGCTTACGACCACGGACATACTGAACGGGCTCGTAAGGGCTCTAGACGCGGAGAAAAAATGA
- the nosZ gene encoding Sec-dependent nitrous-oxide reductase produces MKGLMRLIALLPVFLLALATVCFTSCKNSGDEKESKQDASSIQAPASVEEIAQARGLSPKDVEAALKTYIPSGKYDDYVMFASGGHSGQVFVIGVPSMRLLKTIAVFTPEPWQGYATGAKESHEILSEGDMPEGTDKTLTWADVHHPALSETNGDYDGQFLFVNDKANARVAVIDLRDFETKQIIKNPNTISDHGASFVTPNTEYVIETTQYAAPLPFDQYAGLDEYKEKYRGLATFHKFDREKGRIDESQSFSIELPPYWQDLCDSGKKVSEGWAFCNSINSEMATGGINQGNPPFEAGISQKEADYLHVFNWKKAEEVFKQGKAKELNGQKIIPLDTAIAEGLVYFMTVPKSPHGVDVSPGGNFIVASGKLDTHATVYSFDKIMDAIKNNKVEGKDAYGVPVLNFADVMEKQVEIGLGPLHTQFDNEGNAYTSVFVESTLAKWKLGPPDYDGPDAWTTVEKIPVQYNIGHVVCAEGDTVAPDGKYCVALNKWSIDRFLPVGPLHPQNFQLIDISGKNMQLLYDMPIGVGEPHYVQMVKADKLKPWLVYPEVGFNPMTMSVDPEAASVGNERIVRNGDTVEIWMSAIRSHFNPEHITVNEGDKVIMHITNVERARDATHGFAIDGYNVNLSLEPGESSTVEFVADKTGVFPFYCTEFCSALHLEMMGYLLVQPKQPKS; encoded by the coding sequence ATGAAAGGATTGATGAGGTTAATCGCGTTACTGCCTGTTTTTCTCCTTGCACTCGCGACGGTATGTTTCACGAGCTGCAAGAACTCGGGAGATGAGAAGGAGAGTAAACAGGATGCATCGAGTATTCAGGCGCCCGCAAGCGTCGAGGAGATCGCACAGGCGAGAGGGCTTTCCCCCAAGGACGTCGAGGCGGCGCTCAAGACTTATATACCTTCCGGCAAGTATGACGATTACGTAATGTTCGCTTCAGGCGGGCACTCCGGCCAGGTATTCGTGATAGGCGTGCCTTCCATGAGGCTGCTGAAGACGATCGCCGTCTTCACGCCCGAGCCCTGGCAGGGCTACGCCACGGGGGCGAAGGAATCGCACGAGATTTTGTCCGAGGGCGACATGCCCGAAGGCACGGACAAAACCCTCACGTGGGCCGACGTCCACCATCCGGCGCTCAGTGAAACTAACGGGGATTACGACGGGCAGTTCCTGTTCGTGAACGACAAGGCTAACGCCAGGGTCGCCGTCATAGACCTCCGCGATTTCGAAACGAAACAGATAATCAAGAACCCGAATACGATTTCGGACCACGGCGCGAGCTTCGTGACGCCCAATACGGAGTACGTCATAGAAACGACACAGTACGCTGCCCCGCTTCCGTTCGATCAGTATGCAGGGCTCGACGAGTACAAGGAAAAATACAGGGGACTAGCCACGTTCCACAAGTTCGACAGGGAAAAGGGCAGGATAGACGAATCGCAGTCTTTCTCGATCGAGCTCCCGCCCTACTGGCAGGACCTCTGCGATTCGGGGAAGAAGGTGAGCGAGGGCTGGGCGTTCTGCAACTCCATCAATTCCGAGATGGCGACAGGCGGAATAAACCAGGGCAACCCGCCTTTTGAGGCGGGCATATCGCAGAAGGAAGCCGATTACCTGCACGTATTTAACTGGAAGAAAGCCGAAGAGGTCTTCAAACAGGGTAAGGCCAAGGAGCTCAACGGTCAGAAGATAATCCCGCTCGATACTGCTATCGCCGAAGGGCTCGTATATTTCATGACCGTGCCCAAGAGCCCGCACGGAGTCGACGTCTCCCCGGGCGGTAATTTCATTGTCGCGTCCGGCAAGCTCGACACACACGCCACTGTCTATTCGTTCGATAAGATAATGGACGCGATCAAGAACAACAAGGTCGAGGGCAAGGACGCTTACGGCGTACCAGTACTCAACTTCGCCGACGTTATGGAGAAGCAGGTCGAGATAGGGTTAGGCCCTCTCCATACGCAGTTCGACAACGAGGGGAACGCCTACACGAGCGTATTCGTCGAGAGCACGCTCGCGAAGTGGAAGCTCGGCCCGCCGGATTACGACGGCCCTGATGCATGGACGACCGTCGAGAAGATACCGGTACAGTACAACATAGGGCACGTGGTGTGCGCCGAAGGCGATACCGTTGCGCCCGACGGAAAATACTGCGTCGCGCTCAACAAGTGGTCGATAGACAGGTTCCTGCCCGTGGGACCGCTCCATCCGCAGAACTTCCAGCTCATAGACATTTCCGGGAAGAATATGCAGCTCCTTTACGACATGCCTATAGGAGTGGGCGAGCCTCACTACGTCCAGATGGTGAAGGCCGACAAGCTTAAACCCTGGCTCGTTTACCCCGAAGTCGGGTTCAACCCGATGACCATGAGCGTCGACCCCGAGGCTGCGTCCGTGGGCAACGAAAGGATAGTGCGTAACGGAGACACCGTGGAGATATGGATGTCGGCGATAAGGAGCCACTTCAACCCGGAGCATATAACGGTGAACGAAGGCGACAAGGTCATCATGCACATAACGAACGTCGAGCGCGCGAGGGACGCCACGCACGGGTTCGCCATAGACGGCTACAACGTTAACCTGAGCCTCGAGCCCGGCGAGAGCAGCACGGTCGAGTTCGTCGCGGACAAGACCGGGGTGTTCCCGTTCTACTGCACGGAGTTCTGCTCGGCGCTGCATCTTGAGATGATGGGCTATCTCCTCGTACAGCCGAAGCAGCCTAAGTCGTGA
- a CDS encoding nitrous oxide reductase accessory protein NosL — translation MKYILVLLMLLGMAGCKDEIDTRPHAVHYGEDSCERCRMIISDKRFAAQYITSSGEARKFDDIGCMADDLKDAGKRGESPLAAYVADYGTGEWIDAEKASYLQNGELRSPMGYNIAAFGSAEAMSASTFYKDGKALGGFGELTN, via the coding sequence ATGAAATATATTCTCGTACTGCTGATGCTCCTGGGTATGGCCGGGTGCAAGGACGAGATAGACACAAGGCCCCATGCCGTCCACTACGGGGAAGACTCCTGCGAGAGGTGCAGGATGATAATCAGCGACAAGCGTTTCGCCGCACAATATATAACTTCGAGCGGGGAGGCCAGGAAGTTCGACGACATAGGGTGCATGGCGGACGACCTGAAGGACGCAGGCAAACGCGGGGAGAGCCCGCTTGCAGCATACGTCGCCGATTACGGCACGGGGGAGTGGATAGACGCGGAGAAGGCGTCTTATCTTCAGAACGGCGAGCTCCGGTCTCCCATGGGGTATAACATTGCGGCGTTCGGGAGCGCCGAGGCGATGAGCGCGAGCACGTTCTATAAAGACGGGAAGGCTCTCGGAGGCTTCGGCGAGCTGACGAACTAG
- a CDS encoding cytochrome C, translating to MKENELIFGPRIPKELWAKERKRFLVPSIVLVAAAVLLFISIFFPYWKITLFAPQYPQGLAASMYVNRLTGDVQEIDGLNHYIGMKPLGEAAVLERTLSIFIIIGIALLIAAAVYVHSPFALFLCIPAVLYPAFFLGDLYFWMRTFGTNLDKRAPLSGAIKPFVPPLLGEGKIAQFSTTATWETGLYMSIAASVLILIGLYFHRKAYKPLLVDEGGK from the coding sequence ATGAAAGAGAATGAACTGATATTCGGACCGCGCATACCTAAAGAGCTCTGGGCGAAGGAAAGGAAGAGGTTCCTCGTCCCTTCGATAGTGCTCGTCGCGGCGGCGGTGCTTCTTTTCATATCGATATTCTTTCCCTACTGGAAGATAACGCTTTTCGCTCCGCAATACCCGCAGGGACTCGCTGCGAGCATGTACGTGAACAGGCTTACGGGGGACGTGCAGGAGATAGACGGGCTCAACCACTATATCGGGATGAAGCCGCTGGGAGAGGCCGCGGTCCTCGAGCGCACGCTCAGCATCTTTATAATCATAGGCATCGCGCTCCTGATCGCAGCGGCCGTTTACGTCCACAGCCCGTTCGCCCTCTTCCTCTGCATACCGGCCGTGCTCTACCCGGCGTTCTTCCTGGGAGACCTCTATTTCTGGATGCGGACATTCGGGACCAACCTCGACAAGAGGGCGCCTCTCAGCGGCGCTATAAAGCCGTTCGTGCCGCCGCTCCTGGGCGAAGGGAAGATCGCGCAGTTCTCCACGACGGCCACCTGGGAGACAGGGCTATACATGTCCATCGCGGCCTCCGTTCTCATACTCATAGGACTATACTTCCACAGAAAGGCTTACAAGCCGCTTCTCGTCGACGAGGGGGGCAAATAA